Genomic DNA from Terriglobia bacterium:
TGTTCAATAAAGGACGCCGCCCAACGATTCGATCCAGCGGGCCAGTCCTCGGGCTCTCGCTTCGCGCCGGCCTGCGGCTGGCCTCTGAGCTCAACCGTTTGGCCAATCGACCACGAGCGAAACAGTATGACGAACACGGAGGTTGTCCTGGCATTCGTAAACGCGATCAACCGCCGTGACGTCGAGATGCTGTGTCGACTCATGACTGACGATCACTTGTTCGTAGATGCCGGCGGGGCGCAATACCGCGGTCGGGAAACGATGCGCTCCGGTTGGCGTGGCTATTTCTCCATGGTTCCCGACTACACGATCGAGGTGCAGGAAGCCGTTGCTGACGGTCCGGTCGTTATTGTCGTCGGTACCGCGCGCGGCACTTACTCCCCGGATGGCAACCTGAACCCTGTTGATCGGTGGAGCACCCCCGGGGCTTGGCGAGCAGTCGTGGCCAGCGGGCACGTCTCCGTCTGGCAGGTGTTCGCAGACAACGAGCCCATCCGCAAGATCATGCGCAGGTATGGCAAGGAAACGGCCTGAAGGGCCGATGCAGCGGCCCGCGCTGCGCGTCGCCGCTGATCGGCCGGGCGTCAGGCACCGGATTTGGAGGACACGTGGCCGGCTATTCTGGCAAGCCATTGGCAGAGAAGCTCGGAATCAAAGCAGGCTCCGAAATCCGCATGATGGGTGCACCCGATGGTTACCTCAAACTTATCGAGCCGCTGCCTGAAGGTGTGAAGATCGCTGCACGCCTATCGAAGAACACCGACCTTGTGCACATCTTCTCCTCGCGGAAGACAGAACTTGCCTGCGCCCTGAGTTCTTGCCGGCCATGCTCAAGCCGACCGCGATGATCTGGGTCTCGTGGCCCAAGAAAAAGGGGTGAATCATACTGGAATCATTGCTCAAAGACCTTCGTTATGGCTTCCGCGGGATGCTGCGCACGCCCGGCTTCAGCCTGGTTGTAGTGCTGACGCTCGCGCTCGGCATCGGTGCCAACACGGCGATTTTCAGCGTCATCAACGGGCTGCTTTTTCATCCTGCGGGCATCTCCCACCCGGAGCGCCTCGTGGCCATCCGCGTGAAGTATGACAAACTCAACCTTAAAAGCATCGTGATTTCGGCGCCCGATTTCGTCGACGTACGCGACAGCAGGCAGGTCTTTTCAACGGCGGCCCTGATGAGTCGGGGCGACTTCAATTACACCGCCGGCGACCTGCCTGAACGGCTACAGGGCGCGCGGGTGTCGTGGGCCTGGTTCGATGTCTTCGAGGTCAGGCCGCTGATCGGAAGAACGTTCCGCCCCGAGGAAGACCAGCCGAACGCGAACCAGGTGGCGGTGCTTGCTTACAGCACCTGGCAGCGCCTGTTCGGCGGCGACCCGGGGATTCTGGACAGGACGATTCAACTCTCCCGGCAGTCCTATAGAGTAGTGGGCGTGATGGGGCCCGACTTCGTCTGGCCCAGTGAGGCCCAGCTCTGGGTTCCCATCGGCCTGCCACACAGGGTGTCTGCTACTATCCGTTGTTACAAGTACCCGTCTCCAGCGTCTACCTTGTGGTCCGGACCAGGAGCGATCCGGCAAACCTGGCAAACGCGATCCTGGAGTCGGTGCGATCGGTCGATTCGGCTCAACCCGTTTATAACCTCAAAACGATGGAGGCGCGGGTGGCAGACTCTCTCGGTCCCCAGCGGTTCGCGGTTACTTTGCTCGGATTCTTCGCTGTCGTGGCCCTGCTGATGGCGGCGCTCGGGCTGTATGGCGTCATCAGTTACACAGTCACGCAGCGCACGCAGGAAATCGGCATTCGCATGGCGCTGGGTGCGGAGCGCGCGCAGGTGCTGGCCCTGATCGCCGGGCAGGGCCTGCGACTGGCCGGAGCGGGAATCGCCATCGGCATGGTTGCGGCCGCAATCCTCGCGAGACTGCTTCAGAGCCAACTCTTCGAGATAAGCTCATTCGATCCCGCCACCTTCGCCTTCATGGCGGTTGTCCTGGCTGCGGTCGCACTCATGGCCGGCTACCTCCCGGCGCGCCGGGCGGCCAGGATCGATCCTATGGAGGCTCTGCGCCACGAATGAAAGAACTCCGCCTGCACTCGTTCCTTTAAACACTCGCATCAATTGAGGAGATATCCCAGTCTCATGAATGCCGCCATTCATGAAATTCATGCCATTCGTGGCCGCTTTTCCCTGCGCCATAATTTTGTTGAGAAAATCGGCGAACGTCCCTATTCTCCACAGGGAAGTTGGCCTGGTTTGATGGCCGGTCATCGGGTTGAGACAATATTTTCCCCGGCCGGTGCGTGATGAAATTGAGATGAAAACAGGTGACCATGGAATTTACCATCATCGACTGTAATGAAC
This window encodes:
- a CDS encoding nuclear transport factor 2 family protein → MTNTEVVLAFVNAINRRDVEMLCRLMTDDHLFVDAGGAQYRGRETMRSGWRGYFSMVPDYTIEVQEAVADGPVVIVVGTARGTYSPDGNLNPVDRWSTPGAWRAVVASGHVSVWQVFADNEPIRKIMRRYGKETA
- a CDS encoding ABC transporter permease, which codes for MLKDLRYGFRGMLRTPGFSLVVVLTLALGIGANTAIFSVINGLLFHPAGISHPERLVAIRVKYDKLNLKSIVISAPDFVDVRDSRQVFSTAALMSRGDFNYTAGDLPERLQGARVSWAWFDVFEVRPLIGRTFRPEEDQPNANQVAVLAYSTWQRLFGGDPGILDRTIQLSRQSYRVVGVMGPDFVWPSEAQLWVPIGLPHRVSATIRCYKYPSPASTLWSGPGAIRQTWQTRSWSRCDRSIRLNPFITSKRWRRGWQTLSVPSGSRLLCSDSSLSWPC
- a CDS encoding FtsX-like permease family protein — encoded protein: MALLMAALGLYGVISYTVTQRTQEIGIRMALGAERAQVLALIAGQGLRLAGAGIAIGMVAAAILARLLQSQLFEISSFDPATFAFMAVVLAAVALMAGYLPARRAARIDPMEALRHE